A stretch of DNA from Myxococcales bacterium:
AGCGTCGAAGGCACCCGCGCCTACGCCGACAAACACGCCGACACCTGGGGCAGCACCGGCTATTCGGAGCTCGGCAGCACCGGCCTATCGGCCAGCCGTCTCGGCTTTGGAGCGTATCGCGTCGACGCACATACCGCCGAGCACGCGGCGGCGCTCGAGGAGGCGCTCGAGACCGGTGTGAACCTGATCGACACTTCCACCAACTACACCAACGGCGAGAGCGAGCAGCTGATCGGAGAGGTCATCGCAGAGCTGACACGCTCGGGCAAACTCTGGCGCGATCAGCTGATTGTCGTGTCCAAGATCGGCTACGTGCAGGGCAAGAACCTGGAGCTGGCCGAGGAGCGCGAGAACACGGCGCGCGCCTTCCCCGAGATGGTCAAGGTAGGGCCGGGGCTCTGGCACTGCCTGCATCCGCTCTGGCTCGAAGATCAGCTCACGCGCTCCCTCGATCGACTCGGACTCGAGACGCTGGACGTGTGCCTGCTGCACAACCCCGAGTATTTCTTCACCGAGGCCGCGAAGCGCGGTGAAGGACCCCTGAGCAAGCTGCGCGAAGAGTTCTACCGCCGCCTGGAGGCAGCGTTCACTCACTTCGAACAGGAGCTGAAGCGCGGGCGACTGAAGAGTTATGGCGTGTCGAGCAACACCTCGGTCGGCTCGCCCGACGATCGCGATTTCACCGATCTCACCTCGATGCTCGCCGCGGCGAAGCGCGCCGGCGGCGACGAGCACGGGTTCCGTGTGCTCGAGCTCCCCTTCAACTTGCTGGAGACCGGAGCCGCCCTGGTCGAAGATCGGCCGAGTGTGCTCGAAGTCGCAGCTCGCGAGCGCATCGGCGTGCTGGTGAACCGACCCCTCAACGTCATCGCCGGCTCGGGACTGATTCGCCTGGCCGACGCGCCGCGCCTGGCAGGCGCAAGTGAGCCCGAAGTAGCTCTGAAGCGCGTCGCCGACCTGGAGCAGGAGTTCAAGCGCGAGTTTGCCCCGAAGCTGCGCACCGGCTCGGGTAATCCGCCGCCGACGGCGCTGTTCAACTGGGCAGAGCAGCTCGGGCGCCTCCCGGCCGCCGCGCAGACCTTCGCGGAGTGGAGCCAGATCGAACGCGAGGTCGTCTTGCCGCGCACGAGTCAGGTGCTCGCCGCTCTCGAGCGCGCGATGCGCGGCGAGGCGGAGAAACCCTGGCGCGAGTGGAGCGCTCGATACACCGAGGCGCTCGACCAGCTCCTGTCGGCCATTCGGCAGCTCGCCGCGGCCCACAGCCTCGACTTCTCTCTGCGCGCACACCGCGCCCTCGAAGCCGCGCTGCCCGCGGCCCGCCGTCGGGCAACCCTCGCGCAGAAGGCCCTGTGGGTGCTGGCGAGCACACCGGGGGTGACGAGTGTGCTGGTGGGCATGCGGCGTCCCGAGTACGTGGTCGACGCGCGCGAGGTGTTGGGCTGGGACGCGCTCGAACAACCGCTGGAAGCGCTGCGCTCGGCCGCCGTTCTCGGCAGAGCCTGAGCGCTTCGTTCGGACCAGTGCCGACGACGAGCACAGAAGTCGCGGCGCTCGTGTAGCATGCGCGCATGCCGTGGGTCGATGGACTGCTTGCGCTCGTGTGTTGGGGCTTCTGGGCGTTCTTTCCGAAGCTGGCGAGTAAACACTTGCCCGACGCCTACAGCGGCGTCCTGTTTCAGTACGTGGGTTCGATCGTGTGTCTGCTTGGTTACGGCGCCGCCCGTGGTTCGCTGGCTCCGAGTTATCACCCCAAGGGAGCACTCTTCGCCGTGCTCGGTGGCGTCGCCGCCACGGCCGGCATGGCGTTCTACTACCGCGCGGCCGAGCGCTCGGCGGTGAGTGTCGTGGCCGCCACGACGGCCCTCTACCCGATTGTCTCGATCGCGCTCGCGATGATGTTGCTCGGCGAACGTCTGTCGCCGCGCCAGTGGGCGGGCGCGGCGCTGGCGCTGGTTGCGGTGGCTTTGCTGGTGCCGACGGCCTGAGTTGACGCGGAAAACCCGCCTTTCCCCACATCGGCGCCGCGAATTGGTTCAACCAGTTGTGTAGCGGACTTCGCGCTGTTCGCTACGCACCAACCCGCTAACAGCGCGGATCTGCACGCGCTCGCCGCTGGCACGTTGCTGGCTACGAGGGAGCAGTGTGACTGCTTCGAACCTGTTCAAGGCCGCGTGGGTGGTGGTGCGGAGCGCAGGCGTTGGCCTGTGCGCGACCGCGACGGATCTGATTGCGCTCGCGGTGCTCGTCAGCGGCTTCGGCCTGTCACCCCGCATCGCCAGTGTGCCCGCGCTCGCTTTGGGCATCGCGATCCAGTTCGTGGGCAACAAGTGGTTCGCATTCGCCGACCGCTCACCCAACTGGGTGCGTCAAGGCGCGCAGTTTCTGGGTGTCGAGTCCCTCGGCTTCGTCGCGAACCTCGTGCTCTTCGACCTCGCGCTGACCCACACCCATCTCCCTTACCTCCCGCTCCGACTCGTCACCACCAACCTCGTCTACTTCGCGCTGTGTCTTCCCTTGTGGTCGCTGATCTTCCGCCCCGCACCCCAGGAGTCGTCATGAACACCATCGCCTTTGCTGTGACCGGTCTGTGTACGACGTGGACGTTGCTCGGCACCCTCGCCGTGATCAAGGCGACGCGCGGTCAGCCACTGCCCGAAGGCGCGCGCGCCGAGAACGATGACCCGCTGGCCACGCACCCCTCCGAAGGGCGCGCGGTCGTCGAGCGCGCCGGACGCGCTCTCGACCTGCCGCCCGTCACGATCTTGAAACCGCTGTGCGGCAAGGACGCCGGCCTCGCGGAGAACCTCGCCAGCTTCTTCCGGCAAGATCACCCGAACTTCGAGCTGGTGTTCGGAGTACAGCGCCACGACGACCCGGCCATCGGCGTGGTCAACGAGCTCGCGGAGCGCTACCCGGAGGTGTCGGTGAAGTTGGTCGTGCACCCGGGCGGGACCGCCATCAATCCCAAGGTGGACAACCTGCTCGGCATGTTGCCGCACGCCGCCCACGACCTGGTGCTGATCAGCGACAGCAACGTGCGCGCGCCGGCGCACTACGTGTCCGAGATGGTCGAGACCTTGCTCGCCGACCCCAAGAACGGGCTGGTCACCAACCTGTTCGCCGGCACCGGCGAGGACAGCCTCGGCTCGGCGCTCGAGAACGTGCAGCTGAACGGTTTCTGCGCGGCGGGCTCCGCGCTGCCGACGTTGCTCGGGGACGCGCTGATCGTCGGCAAGAGCATGCTGTTCTCTCAGCGAGTGTTCGAAGAGCTCGGCGGGTTCCGCCGCGTCGCGGACGTGCTCGCCGAGGACTACGTCATGGGCAAACTGTTCCAACACGGTGGCTACCGCGTGCGCATCGCCCCGACGGTGCTCGACAACGTGACCCGGGGTATGACACTCCGAGGTTTCGTACAGCGCCAGCAGCGCTGGGCCATGTTGCGCTCGCGACTGCGACCGGCCGCCCAGATCATGGAGCCGCTGACCAGCCCGCTCGCGGTGCTGCCCTTGGCCTGGTGGTTGATGGGCCCAGCGGCGGCGATCACCTGGACCCTGGCGCTGCTCGCGCTGCGCGACGTCGGCGGCTGGGTCGCCCTGCGCGGTTTCCGCAACGCATGGCTCCCCGCGCTGCTCTCACCGCTGCGCGAGCTCTTCATGCTGTTCGTGTGGGCGCGCGCTCCGCTCAAGCGGCACGTGACGTGGCGCGGGCACAAGGTGCGATTGGGCGCGGGCACGCTGGTGTTCGTCCCCCGAGAGGCGCGCGCACGCTGACTGCGTGGAGAGTGCGCGTGCAGATCGCGCGCGGAGTGAGGACGGGCGCGCCACAAAGCGTCTCACCCGGGTTGTTCATGAGCCCACGCTGGCGTTAGGCTCCGCTCCCTCCATGCAGCGCGCATCGGACGAACTGTCATCACGCGGGCGAGGCACGCTCGCGCCCGCGACTGCGCAGCTCGCTGCGTGGCTCCTGGTTGGCAGTGTCACCGCCGTTTGTATGCAACTGGTCCTCGGCAACGCTCCCGAGGGTTGGCGCGTGCGAGCCCACCACCAACTACTGAACCTGGGGCAGCACTTCGCCCTCGGCGCCACGGCGCTGATCGCGGTCGCGACCTGGCAACGAGTGGGCATCAAGCGGCGCCTCGCCGTGGTGCTCGCCTCGTTTGTCTTCTGGTCCTTGCTCGGCGCCTGGGTCTTGCCGGAAGATCTGGCCGTTTTCGCCTCGAAGCTCGCCGAGCGGGTGCCAACCGCGCTGGTCATGGGCGCGCTCATCGGCAGTGTCGCGCTGGGTCTTGCACTCGTACCGCTGACCTTCGGCCGGGGCCCGCGCTGGTTGAGGCTCGTATTGGGTGTCGTGTTCGCCCTGAGCTTGGGCATCGGCAACAACCTGATCCTGCGCGGTGACTACCCGGGGGTTCATCTCGTGATGGCCGTGGCCGAGGCGCTGTGTTTCGGCCTGGCCCTCAGCGAGGGCAACGACATGCCAGGTCGCGGGGTCCTGATCGGCGTCGCAGCCACGCTGCCCGTCGCGCTCTGGTCCCTCGTCGCGAGCCCGCCGAATGCCGTCGCGCTCGACATCACCCGCTCCTCGGGCAGCATCGTCGCCCCGTGGTTGTCGCGCCTGCGACGCCCGCCGCTGCGCAACTGGACGCCCTCCACCGATCCGTGGCTCCGCTCACGCCGCGCTGCAGCCGACGTCGCGCCAAGCAAGCCGACCGCACTGCCGAAGAACGGCATCGTGCTGGTCTTGACCGCGGACTGTGTGCGCGCCGACGTGGTGTCGAAACCGGGGAATCTTGCGCGCTTCCCCGCCCTCAGCCGGCTTCAACGTGAAGGCATCACTTTCACGCAGGCTCGAACCACCGCCCCGGCCACCACGCAGGCCATCACGTCGATCTTCACCAGCACGTTCTACTCCCAGCTTCAGTGGGCGAACCTCCCGGGCAAGGGTGCCGAGTATTACTACCCGCACCTCGACAAGACTCCTCGACTCGGGGAGCTCTTGAGCCAGGCCCAGGTGCACACCGCAAGTGTGCAGGGGCTGCCCGGCATCAGTGCGCGCACGGGGCTCGTGCGTGGCATCCAGACCGAGCGCATCCTGCCGCCCGCGGGCGGACGCTTCGCCGGCTCGGAGCTGCAGCTTCCGGTCATCTTGGAGGTCCTCGAGGCACAGCGTGCGGGCCCGCTGTTCTTGTATGCCCACTTCGATGACCCACACGCGCCCTATGATCGCGCGGGCAACGAAGGCTCGGCCTTCGAGCGCTACCTGCGCGAGGTCGGGCTGGTGGACACGGCGCTCGGCGCGATCCTGACGAAGGTCGACGAGCTGGGCATCGCGGACCGCACCGCCGTCCTGTTCTCGGCCGATCACGGCGAGGCGTTCGGCGAACATGGCGCCAAGCTCCACGCCACCTCGCTCTACGACGAGCTCTTGCGAGTCCCGCTCTTGGTGCGGCTCCCGGGTTTCAGCCCGCGCGTCATCGACGAGCCCGTGTCGCTGGTCGATATCGAGCCGAGCATCCTCGACCTGTTCGGGCTGCCGACACCAGGCCTCGCCATGGGACAGAGCCTGGTTCCGTTGATGCGCGACGGCGGACCCCCGCTCGAACGCCCGCTCGCCTTCGAGTCGGGTCGGGCGATCCGCGCCGTCTTGTTCCGCGACCGGATGAAGCTGATTCAAAACCTGCGCGCCGGCACCGTCGAACTGTTCGACCTCTCGGTCGATCCGGAGGAGCTGCACAACCTGGCCGACCGGAGCCCAAGAACCACCGACGAGCGCCTGCGCCGCACGGAACAACTGTTCGCCGCCCACCGCTTCGAGGCCCCGGGCTACGAGCTGCCGTTCGCTCGCTGAGCCGGCGGCTGTGCGAAAACGCGGCACCCGGGCCATGGGTCTGCGCGGGCCCTGGACCTTTGATCGCCGCGCATCGACCGTGTAGCTTTCAACGCCATGAAGATCGAGACCGTCACCATCACGCGCCTCCGAGATGCTCTCCTGGCCAGCGGACGCCGGCCGACGATGGTTCTCTCCCCCGCCTACGAGACCCTCACGCGCGAGGGGCTCTTGAGTCAGGAGGAGACGATGACCTTGTCGCGCATCGATCCACTGGCCGAGACCATGTTCTTGATGATGAGCGCCGACGGCAAGATCGAGGAAAGCGAGCGCGACGTCGTGCGCGGTGCCATTCGCGGCCTGAGCGACAACATCCTGCGCAGTGGCACCATCAACGTGATGCTCGAGAACTACCAGAAGCGGCTGGAAGAACAGGGACGCGACCAGCGGCTGCACGAGATCGCGGAGGAGATTTCGGCAGAGCCGAGCGAAGCCGAAGGTGCGTTTGCACTCGCAGCAGCCGTCGCGTTGGCGGACGAAGAGATCGCGGACGAAGAGAACGATTTGATCAATCAGCTCGCGGACTGGTTCGGAATTTCCGAGGAGCGCGCGGGCCAGATCCTGGATCAACTCGAAGAGGACAACCCAGACTGAGCGGGTTTGGTCGAGTTGCTCGGCAGCACACGCGCGAGGCCCGCTGCCAGGAGCCAGAGCAGGGCGAACGGAAGGTCGCCGAGGACTCGCAGCCCGGTCCAGAAGCTCGCGCCCGCGACCAGGAACATGCTCGCGAGGACCACGGTGCGCCCGAGGAACGCCAGGAACGCAACCTCGAGCACCACCCCGGAGAGCGGCGCGCCAAGCTGGGACGCAAACGCGCCGAGCACCAGCCACAGGCCGAGCGCGTACTTCGAGATCAGCGCACTGCCCACGATCCAGGCGGGCACGTGGGGATCACCGAACCCTGCCACTCCCCAGTCCATGGCGCCGAAATCGATGGCTCCCTGGATGCCGATGCGCTGCACGAACGTGAGGCCGAAGACAAAGCAGGCGATCAGCGCCAGCTGTCCGGGTTCGAGCGCGGACTCGACCTTGCCTGCCAAGGCGCGATGGCGCGCCAACGCCGCACCCACTCCGTCCGCCAGGAGCAGCGACGCCCCCAATGTCAGAAGCTCGATGTCGCGTGATACCCAAGCGTAGGTCGCGAGCGCCGCGAGCAGCGCCGGAAGGCGCTCCCGTCGCAGCACGAACACGACTGCCAGCGCGGCGTAACCGACCAGCAAGAGTCTCCCGGGCAACGGCGGTACAAAACGTCTCAGCACGAGCGCGCTGAGCGCGAGCACACCGAAGCCGAGCGCCAACAGCAGCCGGCGGCGATGCTCGGAGCGCACGGCGAGCACGAACACGCTCACACCGATCACGACGATGCCCGCCGCCAACGTCAGCCGGGGATCGTGGCGAAACCAGGCGGGGAAGAGCTCGCTCGTGCGAGTGCCGGGAAAAAAGAGCACGAACAGGCAGAGCGCGAGCAAGACGAGGTGCGCCGGGGGAAGAACCCGCGCCGCAGCCCGGAGTGTGCCGCGCGCCGAGTCGAGACCACCGACGAACACGATGAGCACACTCGCCACCGCCACCGCCACGTAGGCTTCGGGTTGTGCGTTGGTCGTGTAAGTCGCGATCAGAAATCCGGGTAGTACACAGAGCACCAGCCACGGCGAGCGAGCTGCGAGCGTCGCCACACGACCGGGGACGACGAGCGCCAGGAGCGCGGGAGTGTTGCCCAGGAAGAAGAGCAGGGCGCGTGCGGCGGTCGGGGTCGAGCCCGGTAGGCGTTCGACGCCCCAGGTCAAGAGAACGCCGAGCACGGCCACCAGAGCGAGCGCCGCGATTTCAAGTGGCCTGCGACCCACCGCGCTGAGCGCGATGAACACGCCGAGCAGCCAGCTCGCCAGGACGAGCCAAGGCACGGCAGGAGAACCGAGACCGCCGCTGTTGTCGAAGGCGCGATCGACGGCTCGGACCTCGGCACGGGCCGTCGTGATGGGGGTCGGCCCATCCACACAACTCACCCGTTCCGCGGACGAACCCAGGGCCGCTGCCGCAGCAAATTGCTGCGCGCGAGCCGCGTCGGCGCAGGCAAGCTGCGCCCGCGCGGCCTCGGACAGATCGAGCATTTCCACCAGCACGTGCCCCCGGGAGTGTTTGGGTGTCGGCAGACCCAGGAGCGCCGCGAAGGTCCCGGCGAGATCCGCCTGGTCGATGGCACCACTCGCACGAAAACCCCGCGCAATGCCCGGGCCGCGAGCGAACAGCGCGGTCCGGCGCTGGATCGGCACGTCCGCCCCGTGGGTACCGCTGTCTGCCGCGCCGTGATCGCCCGCCACGACGACCGTCCAATCGGGCGAAAGCTCGTCCAGAAACTGGAACAAGTCGCGGTCGAAACCGCGAATGTGCTCGGTGAAGCGCGAGCTCGGAACCGTGTACGCGTGCGCCTGGTGATCGGGTGTCACGAAGTGGACCACGAGCACGTCGGGGTTCTTCGCGCGAAGCTCCCGCGCATCTCGAAAGGTGATCGGATTGAAGTCGACGTCGATGGCAACACCCTCCGGGTCGAGCCGCCGCTCGCTGAAGGCTGCGCCGTACATCTCGACCCAGGCGGGATCCCCCACACTCATCAGCGTGAGACCCGCTTGCCGCGCGGAGATCAACCACGAGTCGAAGGGCGGCGGCTCGGGGTTCACGTTGCGCACGACCTGCTCGAAGCTGCCGCGTTGACCGGTGCCAATCGTCAGAATGGCGCTGGTGGTCATCGACACCCGCCCGGCCATCAGCTCGCCGCCCGCTTCTTCGCGCAGGGCGCGTGCCGTGCCGGGCATGCGCTCTGGATCGGTGGCGACGTCGTAGCGCAGACCGTCGACGACCACGAAGAGCAGGTGCCGGGTCAGGCGTTTCGCCGGCGCCATGGCGGTCTCGAAGGGCGGTGGCGTGCGGGCCGGGATCACCACGCGGAGCACGGCGAACAGCACCAGCCCCACCAGGAGCGCGCTGAGCCCGAGGGCCAGAATCGATCGGCCGCGGTCGAGACGGGAGGTCATGAACGCTCAGCCCTCGGCGCTCGGAGCTGAGCCGAGAAGAGCCTCACGTCGCCCGCCGAGCGCAAGCACCGCCACGAGCGCGAGCAGGCACATCACCACTACCGATCCCAGCTCACCCAGCATGCGGAAGCGCGACCAGAAACTCACCGGCGGAGCGTACAGAATTGCAGCCATCGTCGCGAGTCGAAGCACGCTGGCCGCCGACAGCAGCTGCAGCGACGATCTCACGACGGCAAAGGGCAGCCAGCGCAGGAACGCGCCAGCGACCAGGCTGAGGGCAATGACGTATTTTGCGATCAGTGCCAGCATGATTCGAGACGGTGGCACCGCGATGCTGTCGAAGGTGCCCGCTCCGAAGTCGAGCGTGCCGAAATCGAGGCCACGCTGCAGACCGACGCGGGTGGCAAACGCCATGGCAAACACGGCGCAGGTGGAGAGTACGATGCTCCAAGCGAGGGGCGGACCGCCGGTTGTTCGGCGCATGCTGCGCCCGGCGAGAAATCCGATGCCCTCGGCCGCGAGTCCGAGGGCCGCCACCGCGGGCAGCTCGACCGCCCGCGACACCAGCCCGTAGCCCGCGAGAAAACACAGACGCGCTAGCAACGTGCGACCACGCGCCGCAGACGCGAGCCCAGCCAGCGGCAGAGCCACGAGCAGGCCGAGCCCCAGCGTCGCGGGCAGGTGGGATCTCGATGAGAACGCAGCGATGACCAGCGGGATACCAACCGCGAGCTCGAGCCCGAGCTCTCGCGCGGCCCGCGTGGCTCGCTCGAGTGAAATCGCGACGAGGACCCACAACACAGCCAGGGCTGCACCCACCGCGAGCTCCCGCGGCGAGAGCCACGAGCCGATTGGATCTTCTCTCACCGCTCCCAGCCGCAACGCAACACCGACGCCAATCGCCGCCGCGGCGACCGAGATCCCCACGCTCACGTCTCGCTCGAAGACGGCGCGGGAAGCGCGAACGACTCCCACCAAACACACCGCGAGCACGACGCCGGACTGAACCTGGGTGTTGGTCGGAAACGACGCGATGAAGAACCCGGGCACCAGCGCGAGCGCAAAGAAAGGCCAGCTTCGATACAAACGCTCGGCGGTGCGGGGTGAGAGCGCAACCGCTGCGAACAGCAGCGTGGAGAGCCAGGTCACGATCGCGCGCGAGTCGTTCCAAGGTGGCAACGTGCGATCGACCTGGGTCGTGAGGGCCAGGCAGAGCGCGGCGCTGCCCGTCAGCGCGAACCCGGCTCGATATGTGGCGCCTCTCTGTGAGAGGCCCAACAAACGCGGCGCGAGCAGACCAAAGACCAGCAGCACCGCCAGCGCCTCGAACAGACCCGACACGCCGCGATTGGCGGCGCGGAGCGCGAGCAGCTCGTCCCAGACGCGCGACAGCTCCCGCGCGGCCGAGACCCGCTCCGGCTCCGCGGCGTCAGCCTTGCAGGTGGCGAACAATTCGGGGTGCTCCGCCTCGAGCGACGGCTCCCCCGCAGCCCGCGACAAAAGGGCGAGCCGCGAGACTTCCCCACACGCGAGTTTACCCGCGTCACCCACAGGCAAATCGAGGAGCCCGAGGGCGGGGCTTCCAACCCCATGCGCCGGGCTTGCCACACCGAGCAATGCGGCGAACGTGGACGCCAGATCGACCTGATCGAGCTTCAGTTTTTGTCCGGGTTTGATGCCGGGCCCGTAAGCGAAGAACGGCGTGCGACGCTCGAGATCCGAGTCCACACCGTGGTTGCCGTTCGACAATGCGCCGTGATCACTCAGCACCGCGACGGTCGTGTCTTTGGGCAGTGAAGCCAGAAAACGAGCCAGCCCTGCGTCGAGGCGCAGCAGGAATTGGCGAAAGGTCGGGGAGAACACCCCGAACGAGTGGCCTTGATGATCACTCGCGAAAAAGTGAATCACCGACAGGTTCGGTAGCTGACCCGAGCTGACCCAGCGCCCGGCGTCCGCCAGTAGCTCCGCGGAGTCGTCGATGTCGAGGGCCAGATCGCCCGGACTCAGGCGCTCTTGATCGAACTCACCGTAGGCCTGCCTCCAGACTGGATCACCAATCAAACCGACGCGCAGTCCCGCCGCCCGCGCGTTCGTGAAGAGGTCGTTGGCGGTCGTGCGCCGGGCGTGCACGTTGAGCACAATCTGGCTGAAGTCACCGCGCGTTCCGGTGCCCAGTGAGAGCACCGCTGCGCTGGTCATGGTGATGCGCCCCGCCCAGACCTCTGCGCTCGACTCCTCGCGCATGTAACGCGCGAGGTTCGGCGCCCGCTCCGGATCGGTGGCGAAGTCGTAGCGAAGCCCGTCGATCACCACCAGCACCAGCCTCTTCGTCAGCGGCTGGAGCACCGGCGATTGCGGCTTCACGGACGGATAGACCGCGCCCCGCGTCAGGTAGAGCAGCACGGGCACGAGCAAGAGCACGACGGCAACGAGCGCCAGCCAGGCCGCCGCCCGGGGCCGCAAGGGCGTTGCCGCGGTGTCGGCCATTGGGGCGGCAGAGTGTCGAGCGACCCGCCGCCTTGTCAAGCCGAGGGAAGTCGACGGTTGACAGGCTCGCCGACCCCGTCGACCTTCGCGCCATGAGCGACGAGAGCGCCGCCGAAGAGACCCAGCAAGAAGCGGCGGTCGAGGCTCGCGACGAGACAGCGGAAGTCGAAGCTCGGGACGAGGAGGCTGCGCCGCCCATCTTGGATCCGCTCGCGACCGCGGCCGAGGCCGACGTGCTCGCGGTCGAGACCTTCGCCTCGCGTGCGGACTGGCTCGGCAAGGCCAGCTTCGCCGCATCGGCGCTCACGCTCGTGCTCGCGCTGGTCGCCCTCGCCGGGCGCGCAGACGCTGGCCTCTTTTTCTATCTGGGGCCCTTGGCGCTGGCAAACCTCGCGATCGGTGTCTTCCTTCGACGTGCGAGCGTTGCGCTGGCGGACGCGGCAAGGACTCGTCTCTCGGGGCGCACCTCACTGATGTCGGGACTGCGCGAGCTGCACAAGGTGCTCGGAGTGCAGCTCTTGGCCACCGGGTTCCTGGTGTTCTTGCTGGTGGTCGCGCTCTTGGTCGCAGCTGCGTTCCAGCGTGCGACGGAGATCTGAGCTTCAGCTCGGATTGCGCACGCAGCGGAAGCCAAGCCCGGGCACCCGATAGGTCTTCTTCGACCCCGCGCGCCAGGTGACCTTGAGCGCTTCCTTGCTGCGGTTCCAACCACCACCGCGGAGAGCCCGCACGTAACACTCACCCGGCACGCTCGGGTGCGCCTGCGGGCTCGGGTCCACGACCTTGCCGTCCGGGTAGCTCACGTAACAATCGTTG
This window harbors:
- a CDS encoding GtrA family protein, with the translated sequence MTASNLFKAAWVVVRSAGVGLCATATDLIALAVLVSGFGLSPRIASVPALALGIAIQFVGNKWFAFADRSPNWVRQGAQFLGVESLGFVANLVLFDLALTHTHLPYLPLRLVTTNLVYFALCLPLWSLIFRPAPQESS
- a CDS encoding TerB family tellurite resistance protein, producing MKIETVTITRLRDALLASGRRPTMVLSPAYETLTREGLLSQEETMTLSRIDPLAETMFLMMSADGKIEESERDVVRGAIRGLSDNILRSGTINVMLENYQKRLEEQGRDQRLHEIAEEISAEPSEAEGAFALAAAVALADEEIADEENDLINQLADWFGISEERAGQILDQLEEDNPD
- a CDS encoding alkaline phosphatase family protein, which produces MADTAATPLRPRAAAWLALVAVVLLLVPVLLYLTRGAVYPSVKPQSPVLQPLTKRLVLVVIDGLRYDFATDPERAPNLARYMREESSAEVWAGRITMTSAAVLSLGTGTRGDFSQIVLNVHARRTTANDLFTNARAAGLRVGLIGDPVWRQAYGEFDQERLSPGDLALDIDDSAELLADAGRWVSSGQLPNLSVIHFFASDHQGHSFGVFSPTFRQFLLRLDAGLARFLASLPKDTTVAVLSDHGALSNGNHGVDSDLERRTPFFAYGPGIKPGQKLKLDQVDLASTFAALLGVASPAHGVGSPALGLLDLPVGDAGKLACGEVSRLALLSRAAGEPSLEAEHPELFATCKADAAEPERVSAARELSRVWDELLALRAANRGVSGLFEALAVLLVFGLLAPRLLGLSQRGATYRAGFALTGSAALCLALTTQVDRTLPPWNDSRAIVTWLSTLLFAAVALSPRTAERLYRSWPFFALALVPGFFIASFPTNTQVQSGVVLAVCLVGVVRASRAVFERDVSVGISVAAAAIGVGVALRLGAVREDPIGSWLSPRELAVGAALAVLWVLVAISLERATRAARELGLELAVGIPLVIAAFSSRSHLPATLGLGLLVALPLAGLASAARGRTLLARLCFLAGYGLVSRAVELPAVAALGLAAEGIGFLAGRSMRRTTGGPPLAWSIVLSTCAVFAMAFATRVGLQRGLDFGTLDFGAGTFDSIAVPPSRIMLALIAKYVIALSLVAGAFLRWLPFAVVRSSLQLLSAASVLRLATMAAILYAPPVSFWSRFRMLGELGSVVVMCLLALVAVLALGGRREALLGSAPSAEG
- a CDS encoding alkaline phosphatase family protein, whose product is MTSRLDRGRSILALGLSALLVGLVLFAVLRVVIPARTPPPFETAMAPAKRLTRHLLFVVVDGLRYDVATDPERMPGTARALREEAGGELMAGRVSMTTSAILTIGTGQRGSFEQVVRNVNPEPPPFDSWLISARQAGLTLMSVGDPAWVEMYGAAFSERRLDPEGVAIDVDFNPITFRDARELRAKNPDVLVVHFVTPDHQAHAYTVPSSRFTEHIRGFDRDLFQFLDELSPDWTVVVAGDHGAADSGTHGADVPIQRRTALFARGPGIARGFRASGAIDQADLAGTFAALLGLPTPKHSRGHVLVEMLDLSEAARAQLACADAARAQQFAAAAALGSSAERVSCVDGPTPITTARAEVRAVDRAFDNSGGLGSPAVPWLVLASWLLGVFIALSAVGRRPLEIAALALVAVLGVLLTWGVERLPGSTPTAARALLFFLGNTPALLALVVPGRVATLAARSPWLVLCVLPGFLIATYTTNAQPEAYVAVAVASVLIVFVGGLDSARGTLRAAARVLPPAHLVLLALCLFVLFFPGTRTSELFPAWFRHDPRLTLAAGIVVIGVSVFVLAVRSEHRRRLLLALGFGVLALSALVLRRFVPPLPGRLLLVGYAALAVVFVLRRERLPALLAALATYAWVSRDIELLTLGASLLLADGVGAALARHRALAGKVESALEPGQLALIACFVFGLTFVQRIGIQGAIDFGAMDWGVAGFGDPHVPAWIVGSALISKYALGLWLVLGAFASQLGAPLSGVVLEVAFLAFLGRTVVLASMFLVAGASFWTGLRVLGDLPFALLWLLAAGLARVLPSNSTKPAQSGLSSSS
- a CDS encoding glycosyltransferase — protein: MNTIAFAVTGLCTTWTLLGTLAVIKATRGQPLPEGARAENDDPLATHPSEGRAVVERAGRALDLPPVTILKPLCGKDAGLAENLASFFRQDHPNFELVFGVQRHDDPAIGVVNELAERYPEVSVKLVVHPGGTAINPKVDNLLGMLPHAAHDLVLISDSNVRAPAHYVSEMVETLLADPKNGLVTNLFAGTGEDSLGSALENVQLNGFCAAGSALPTLLGDALIVGKSMLFSQRVFEELGGFRRVADVLAEDYVMGKLFQHGGYRVRIAPTVLDNVTRGMTLRGFVQRQQRWAMLRSRLRPAAQIMEPLTSPLAVLPLAWWLMGPAAAITWTLALLALRDVGGWVALRGFRNAWLPALLSPLRELFMLFVWARAPLKRHVTWRGHKVRLGAGTLVFVPREARAR
- a CDS encoding EamA family transporter, translating into MPWVDGLLALVCWGFWAFFPKLASKHLPDAYSGVLFQYVGSIVCLLGYGAARGSLAPSYHPKGALFAVLGGVAATAGMAFYYRAAERSAVSVVAATTALYPIVSIALAMMLLGERLSPRQWAGAALALVAVALLVPTA
- a CDS encoding sulfatase-like hydrolase/transferase, with product MQRASDELSSRGRGTLAPATAQLAAWLLVGSVTAVCMQLVLGNAPEGWRVRAHHQLLNLGQHFALGATALIAVATWQRVGIKRRLAVVLASFVFWSLLGAWVLPEDLAVFASKLAERVPTALVMGALIGSVALGLALVPLTFGRGPRWLRLVLGVVFALSLGIGNNLILRGDYPGVHLVMAVAEALCFGLALSEGNDMPGRGVLIGVAATLPVALWSLVASPPNAVALDITRSSGSIVAPWLSRLRRPPLRNWTPSTDPWLRSRRAAADVAPSKPTALPKNGIVLVLTADCVRADVVSKPGNLARFPALSRLQREGITFTQARTTAPATTQAITSIFTSTFYSQLQWANLPGKGAEYYYPHLDKTPRLGELLSQAQVHTASVQGLPGISARTGLVRGIQTERILPPAGGRFAGSELQLPVILEVLEAQRAGPLFLYAHFDDPHAPYDRAGNEGSAFERYLREVGLVDTALGAILTKVDELGIADRTAVLFSADHGEAFGEHGAKLHATSLYDELLRVPLLVRLPGFSPRVIDEPVSLVDIEPSILDLFGLPTPGLAMGQSLVPLMRDGGPPLERPLAFESGRAIRAVLFRDRMKLIQNLRAGTVELFDLSVDPEELHNLADRSPRTTDERLRRTEQLFAAHRFEAPGYELPFAR